The following is a genomic window from Acidobacteriota bacterium.
TGGGCTCGGATATGTGTATACGCCACAGCGCCGCGGCGGCGGGCGCCGGCGCAAGGTCTGCCGCTACTGCGTGGACAAGGTGGACTACATCGACTACAAGGACGTGCGTCTGCTCATGATGGCGATCGCCGAACGCGGCAAGATCCAGCCCCGGCGCATCTCCGGGACGTGCGCCAAGTGCCAGCGCAAGCTGACGACGGCCATCAAACGCGCACGCCAGCTCGCGCTGGTGCCGTACGTGCTGGATTAGGAGTCGCCGATGATGGAAGTCATCCTGCGGGATCACATCGACAACCTGGGCCGTCGCGGCGATATCGTCAACGTGGCCAACGGCTACGCGCGCAACTACCTGTTGCCGCAGAAGCTCGCCCTGCTGGTGACGCCGTCGAACCGCCGGCAGGTGGAGCGCGAGCGGGTGGTCGCCGACGCCCGCGAGGCGGACGAGCGGGCCCGCGCCGAGAGCTTCGGCGAGCGCCTGCGCGGGACCGAGTGCGTCATCCCGCGCCGGGTCGGGGAGACGGGCACGCTCTACGGGTCGGTCACCTCGGCCGATGTCGCGGACCATCTCGCGACGCTCGACTTCGAGGTCGACAAGCGCCAGATCCAGCTCGGCGAGCCGCTGAAGGAGCTCGGCGAGTTCCCCGTGACGGTGAAGCTGCACCGGGAGGTGAGCACCGAGGTCACCGTGAAGGTGGTCCAGGAGGATACCGGCGCCGAGTCGGCCGAGGCCGACGCCGAGACCGAGTCGGCCGAGGCCGGGGACGCAGCGACGTAGCCCGACAATCGTCGCCGAACGCGACCGTTGCGGTCGCGCTGCGGTCGGCGGGCGGCGTTCCGAGGCGGTTGGAGCGAGACATGGCGCAGCCGGCCGTCAGCGCGGGCGAGAAGGCGCTGCCCCACAACCTGGAGGCGGAGCGATCCATCCTCGGCGCCATTCTCATCCGCAACGATGCGTTCAACGTCGCGGCGGAGCTGATCGACGCCGACGACTTCTTCCGTGACGCCCACCGCCGCGTCTTCGACAAGATGGTCGACCTCAACGAGCGGGGTCAGGCCATCGATCTGGTCACGCTGCGCGACGAGCTGAGCCGGTCCGGCGATCTCGACCCGGTCGGCGGCCCCGCCTACATCTCGTCGCTCGCGGACGGGGTCCCGCGCTCGACCAACGTCGAGCACTACGCG
Proteins encoded in this region:
- the rpsR gene encoding 30S ribosomal protein S18, with product MYTPQRRGGGRRRKVCRYCVDKVDYIDYKDVRLLMMAIAERGKIQPRRISGTCAKCQRKLTTAIKRARQLALVPYVLD
- a CDS encoding 50S ribosomal protein L9, with translation MEVILRDHIDNLGRRGDIVNVANGYARNYLLPQKLALLVTPSNRRQVERERVVADAREADERARAESFGERLRGTECVIPRRVGETGTLYGSVTSADVADHLATLDFEVDKRQIQLGEPLKELGEFPVTVKLHREVSTEVTVKVVQEDTGAESAEADAETESAEAGDAAT